The DNA window ATAGCTGGCCGTttggcagaagggaagaaatggcAACGGGAGAAGCTCAGGGAGCTGTGTCAGGTGAAGCTTGTGTGAGGGGGCACATAAACAGTGTCCTGTTGAGGCCGAGGGGGGCAGAGCTCCTCTAAAGTCTAGtcaaggggaaatggtttttTACCTCCGAGTCTTCCAGTCCCCTCCAGGGAGGTGCAAGCGCTCCTGGAACGACAGTTAAGGGAACAGTCATTCCAAAGAGAAACCGgcctttctgcagaaacaaaggcagcGCGCAACGACAGTCTCTGTACAGCCACGGGAAACAGCGAGTTACAGACACCGTGCCTGTTTGTGCTCGGTTGCTCCACTAGCATAAGCTCTGAAGACCACCACCGTGGACCAGCAGGCAAGGCAGAAGACAATTCACATTGGGCATTGTCTTCTTCCAGAAAGCCTCCCGTCTTTGGCTTGGGCATGGCCTCCAGTCAAGTAACACCCTTCCTACAAAGCCTTCGACCATTTGTCAGGCATTCATTCAACAGGCCAAGAGGTGCATGCAACCTCTTCTACGTATTCCTTCAGTTTCCCGTTGCCCTCGGCAGCTATCGGGCAGGTTCCTGCTACGCCTCCACGAGTGGTTTGATTGCAGCTCCTTCCTTGATACCACCCGCAGAAGCTTCATTGCTACGAAGCTGCTCGCTGAATTCTGTGCCCACAAAGGAATTCCTGAATTTTTGAAGTGGGAGGCATGTTGAAGACTCTACTAGCCATCAAAACCCACGGACTCAAGTCTTCACACGCAAAGCAGTGCTGGGCTGAACCCTGTGCAGGCCCAAATCTGCCTCATCATTGCTCTTTCTCAGCTGCGTGCAATGCCACAATCTGTGGAGACGCTGGTGTTCAGTCCAGTTGACCTTCACCGGAATGACCTGCCAGGGTGGCTACTGTCCCGAGCCCTAGCCACAGGCTTTTAATGAGTGGCACTTTCTGCCCTGGAGTTACGCTGGCAGAAGCCGCCTTGATCGGAAGAGACCTAAATGTCACCTGCATTTGGAAAGGCTGAATATACAAATAGATGTAGGCTTGGCATACCGCTGCAGTCCTCCAGAGGCTTGCTTCGCCAACCTGTCCCACGTGGTAGACACCTGTCGGACATACACCAAAGCTCTCCTTACACTTTCAACTTGGTCTATGGCTGCGTTATGCCTCAGGCTGCCCGCTCCCCTTTCTGCGTCTCTCCCAGGAGCCATAGTTCTCTCTGCTCTTGTAGCCGCTGAGAGAGGTCATGATGGTGTACGGGCTCCGCAGTAGATGGACACGCCCTCCCTTGGAATacgctcctgctcctgcagaagcTTCTCAACCTCCTGGGGCAGCCAAGGTTAGCCACTAGCTCTTCCTTCGGCTTAAGAGAACTGGCTTAGCCCTCCTAGGGAAGGCAAGTCGTCCCTTCCTCACCCCCACACCCATTCTGCTCTGAAGCAGGAGGGACTGGAACACCTCTGTTGGGGACTTTCTGCTCTTAGCCGGGCTCCTCTGGTCAAAGCAGGGGAAGCGGACCAGGGCAGAATGGTTCCAAGGGGCCACCCTCAGGTCTGAGCTCTACAGAGACTCACCAACACAGAAGAGACCAACAAGCAGCGCCCACATCACCGTTTTCAGAGCCTTCATTTTCCTACggagcagcaaggaggaaaaggatggtGAAGCTGGCGGTACCCGtgcagttcagcagcagcagcagactcgAGAGCAGCAGTAGGGAATGCAGGTCTTGAACTTGGTGTTTGTGGTGTGAGGACTGGCTCGGTCCTGAACAAGCTCGAGTTCAGTGGTGGAGTTGTCACCAACTGCACCAGTGGGGCATTTGGTACGGCAGCGACAAATGCAGACTGGgtaggagggagggaggatggaaCGTAAATGCATGCTGGCAAGCCATGGGGAACCAAGGAAACTCCAAAGAAACACCCTGGTGGCTAGCCCCTGCTCCCCTGAGGCCTCATCTGCCGAGAGACAGCACACACCGCTCTGCAAGACGGAAACTCCTCCAGCCTGTTCCAGGAGGCTCTTGAAAGGCTTACAGCGTAGACTTCATCGGGAATAAACAAGCCCTTTTGTCCTACTAGAAAACTTTTTGGACCCCTCAGAGGATCTTGTGCTCCTTTTCCTAAGGCAGACCACTGGTGAGGAGCTGACCAGGTTTCCAAAGGAAACCTCATCTGTCAGGAACACAAGTCAAATCCACTGCCAACAGAGGAAACATCAGTGTCCTTCTGGTTCGGCTCAACGGGAAGACCTAACCCATCCGCGGAGCGCAGTACAGGACTGTGCTAAGCTCTCGCAATTCCTACAGCAGGGATGTATCTGGGCAACTGCCTGGCACTCTGTCCATGCGATCCAAAACGGATTTGTCCCTCCCTTTGCAGAGACAAAAGGCTTTCTAGGCCTAGTCCTGGTGTTCATGAAGAGACCGAAgagactgctgctgccttgcaccACCTCCAGACCCAGCTCCCAGGCTGCCCTCGTGttcttcccctgcccagcccacaGCCACCCCAACTGATGAGGCAGAACAAACacttggagaaaggagagaaggcgTTTTGCAGCATACCCGTTCAGATCGTGGGCCTTGGGTGGCAGTCTGCCTGTATCCGCTGAGGTATGGGCACCAAACATCCTACTTGCTCGGGAGCGAGCCAAAACCTCTGCGATCTCCGTTCCCTCGAGAGCGAGAGTGACAAAGGCGCAGGGACAACCCCGatcttatgccctgctgtgtctACCTCAGCGCTGAGGATGCTTTGTGACATCAACGTCGGCCAGCGATGTCACAATAGGAAAGGCAGCGCCCCGTTTCGAGGCAAAATGCAACCTGACAGGGAGCAGGTTTTGCCCTCCTCTCCGCAAGGGAGGAAATcctacaaaaccagaatgtCTCCTACCAAGGGGCCAGCGCTTTGAATTCCCACTGAAGAGGGACAGATTTGGGAACTGCAAGAAACCTTTCctggcttctgcagcttttgacGCTCTGTACAAGGAGGGCCTTCAGAGGTGACGGAAGTCAGGCGCCAAGTCCACGCGGTGTTTCTCTCGCGGGGGCTCAGGTTCAGCTTGGTGCCTCTCTTCTTGCAGCCTGAGAAAGGCAAGGGGCCACAGGGCACAAGGCACGGGTGCCTTGCTCGTTCGTTTCTGGTTGTTGCCGTAGGCACCGCGCTCTGTTGTCCCGAGGACAGGAGACACGTTTACAGGAGAGGATGGGAGCCTACTCGACTCCGAGCACTGTTTCCTGCTCCACGTGCTCTTTAGAGGTCGGggtcctcccctcttccctacACAACAGACGCcttgtgttctgcttttctccccaaaccAACAACTCACAGAGTTGGCAAAAGCATGTGACCTTATCCccaaaaggacaaaaggaagcCCGTCCAATCACAGATGAAACGCCAGAGCTAGCCCGCACAAAGAAATGGCTCTGCCAGAGCGGGTGCTGTGTTGGATGAGAGCCAGGTTCCAGAGGTGACACGCGCGCATCCCCCCGCACGCCATGGGAGGAGATGGCGCGCCCAGCGGGAGCAGCTGAGGCCCCTCGACGGCCGTTCAGAGGCAGCTTGAGACAGAGTTCCCCTCCAGGAAAGGTGTCTTGACTTGGGCAGGACATGTTGAACTTTAAGTTACCATGCTATCTTGAGTGGGTAGCCTATCCTACGCAGTTCTGGGCACCCAAACTTTTACCgtgctttcctgcttctcagtcTGTCTTCTTCTTACCACTTGGGCGTTCTTTAGCTGCACATGCCTTCAGTCCtccaacacaaataaaaatgaagatatctgCAGCAGATGGTTCTTAGTCCTTTTTTCCCTCACCTCTTCCTCCCGGGAAGTCTGCGATGAGCTCATGGGTCgagaggaggacagggagctCTCTTAGCAGTTAGCGTCACAGGCACGAGAGACTCAAACTCGACTTGGTGAAAATCAATGGAATTTATTGCCAGACGAAACTGACACCTCTCCCCCCATCGTCTTTGGGAGGATCACCGTGCACCCTGAATCGATACAGGCAGGTGTAGTCTGGGTGGCCCCAGTTGCTCAGCACTTCCAGCCTGATGTACTTCACGACCCCAGAGAGCTCGTTCtgaaatgagaagaagaaatgagttgccttttcctctctggcagGCGACAACTGACAGAGGAGTGCCACAGCAACTGGACTCCTTCAACAGCTTACTTCTGGCTGCCCTGCGAGGTCTTTTGACCTCTCATGGTCAGGACCTTCTTATCCTGCTCTACCTCATTTGGCCATAAGATCAgtcaaggaagaagcagctacCAGAAGCTTGCGCACATAGATTGGCAAGTGCTTCTCGCCTGCTTTGAGGCACATGCTTCCACAGTCACAAGACCCAGTGGGGTTAGTATAATGCCTCGTTGCCTTCTCTAGAAAGCCACTGACACAGAATGGCCTCCCTTCTCGCTACTCGCTACCAGCAACAACAGAATCCTCAGAAAGCCCAGTATTTCTAGGCTTGAACTAGCAGGCCCGTAGTAGCGCGCACTACGGGATGTGGCCGCTTGTATGCACTTGGAGTCCAGACAGTCCAGCTGATTTCAGCTTCAACTGTGGCGGTTGTTGAGCACTGAAGCTTAAAGCCAAGACGAAAGCAAAGAAGAACGGCAGTCCAGGCGTACGCCTTTAGGAggttaaagcagaagaaaggccAGCGTGGCACACGCTCAAGGAGAGGGCTGCCTCTCGCCCTTTGGAGGGGAAGCTTCTCCTCCACCGAccacatttctcctcctcctcctcctctcctacaACTCTCCTCCCTCTTGGTCCCCGTACTTTCAGCTGGAAGGTCTGTCTGGGATTCAGTGCTGCCAGGAACGTGAACTCTCCCAGGAACGTGCCCTGCTCCTCACGTCCTTCCTTCAGGCCCTAGAGAAAGACGGGGGTAGAGAAAACAAGAGCGTTTGGTACACAGTGCGAAGACTTAACTTCAGTCGGCAGAGTACTGGTTTATTTTGGCTACCTAGCCCAAGGAAGATGAGCGCAAGAGGACGACGAGAAGCTGCAGCTAAGTAGCATGCCACACTTGCCTACTCAAGGAGTCTAAGCTGCCagtcagaaaaggagcagacgctcccggggtgggggtgggggcagtGGGGGTAGCCTGAGGATGACACATGCCCACTGGGATTGGAGGCCAGAAGGTCCAGGACCGTGCACCATGCCAGCTCCTTTTCCCTGTGGCTCCTGGAGTACCACCTTGCCCCAGAAGCTTCCTTTCGAGCGGTCCATTGGATATGGAAAGAGGAATACAGTGGCAAGAGAGGAACTCTGAGGAGCTTGTTTCTTGTGCGAGCCAGGAGGAAGCCGCGGGCCGCTGGACTCTTTGACCCATaggcaccccccgcccccaactCGACAAATGACTTACGTAGACTGCAAAGTCCTTTGGAGCGCTGGGGATGCTGTCTCGATGGAACGCACTCCCTGAAACGTGGTCCATGGTGACAGCTCTGGGAGTGATTGGCAGAGACAGCTTGATCAGGACGTGTCCCTGACTTCCTGGGAAGGGCCAGCAGTTTCCCGGGTGATTGTCTGGCTGGAAAGGAGGcggaggagaagaagaaactaCATTCAGCTGGAGAAGGGTGCCCTGGCTCTCATTCCCGCCGCCAGCATCAGAGGATTAGGAACTGAGCTGGGCAATCAGCTCTGCCCTGAACCCCAGCCGCTGCCTCCGGTCGCTCCCTGCGGGTACCGCGCAGAGAAGCCGTGGCGAGAATTCACGCCTCACAAGACCCCTTCAGCGGAGAAGCGCTTcgagggcaggcagctgggtgcGCTACTTGTACAAACTCTCCGGCCTCTCCCCGTCCAGAGCAACTCGCCAAGAACAAGCAAGGGACGGTGTGGCTGAAAGGCAcctgcccagagcaggtggCAACTAAGGGCCCACCTGGACGAGCCTTTCCTGTAAGGGGAAGCAATCGCTCCCTCTCATCCAGGCCCACCTCCTGCCACTGGCACCAGCCAACTCTTCAACTTGTGCAGGCCGCTCAGGAGCAGCGAGCAGCGAGCAGTGCCAGGACGGCTGGCCAACACAACGTGGGGCCCTCCAGCAGTGCAGGCTCTCAGCGCCCACTTGTGCTCACTAAGAGCCCCGCGGAGCTCACAGCCCAGACCTCTGCAGGCACCTTGTCCATTCTCCTTCCCGGCCACGCCGACAGTTTTCACAGCGACTGGGAAGACAAAGACTGCCAGACCAAGCTGGCCTGTTAGAAGCTTGCGCGGAGCGCCTGGGACACTCCGGGAGAGGAAATACTCAACAGGCAGACACAGGAGGCGAGGAGGTCTGTGCAAGGCGGCGGCAGGAAAAGAACGCTCGGAGGAGCAAAGACAAGGGTAAAGGCGACGCTCAGCAGCGCCTTTGGttcctcccccccacctctgtttttctctttcttggtgCTCCTCCTACCTCAAGGATAACCTCTGGAGACCTCACGTAATCCACCAGCGGCAGGGAATacaaaaagacttttccttttgtattccagagggatggagaagttCTTGAATGAATGACAGTAGCCCCTGGAAATTCAAAGATGAGCACGATCACGGAGCAATGTCAGGAGCAATGTTGCACTAGTGACTTGAGAAATGCTTCTAAGTGGTCATCCGTCTCCTACAGTGGGCTTCCCCTCTTTCCTACTGGCATGATCCCTCTGGAACACCCAGCAGGGACTCATCAAACTGTCCTAAGGGGCTGtggaaaaggacaagaaggtcAACTAGgccttctgttcttcagatgtGGTCTGGCCCGTTACAGACTCTGTCCATGGGTACATTTGCAGGGCACGAGGTGGCCCTTGACTTCTCGCCCCTTGCCTCCTGCCACTGGATGTGTTCCAATGCCCGTATTGTCAAGCAGGACAGGAAGCGCTTTGGAACTGGTTGGATGGTACAGTGTCACGGCACCTGATGATTTGAGGGCATAATCAGGCATTGGGACTTGgttttcttccaccttctccACGACATGATCGATTATCTCTTGCACAGCCTGGGAGGGAACACAAAGGAGAGCGCCTGTTAGAAGGAAAAGGAACGGGGCAAGCAGCTCCCCTGCAAGGCCAGCCAAGGTGACCTGGGACAAGGTTGAACTCAGATGGAAGGAACGCCGGAATTGCCCGGAAACCTCCCAGGTTTGCTCTACTCGGATTGACCGGTATCAGAATGGAGGGGCTGCTCACTCCGCTGCTCGGAATGCTGAAGCTGTGGGAACGGGCTTTTCCTGTGGAGATGCCCcgtgccaggcagcagggacagagaagCCTTCTGGCTGTGAGATGGGACTGGGGTAAATATGGACTGCTGAGACCACTCTTTCTTTCCGGTCCTCCCTTGAGGAGGACCCAAGATCTGGGCGGAGAGGAAGGTATGACTAAGACAACTCTACTTCCCACCACGGCTCTCTCTTCCCCCATAAGGAAGCGTGgagcaacaggaaaagcaagtgtGGCCACGCACAGCCCTTgttccagcagcaccagcctttTGGCTAGCTAGGACAGGGACCTGGAGTAGGATACATGccggagggaggagagaaaccTCCCAGTAGAGCCTTCTGCAGCGTGCCCTTACCCATCCGGTAAAGCCTGGGAGCTCAGCCTGCTTCAAGGCTTCCTGGACAGCACGCTCGGCGATATCCTTTGCGCTCCATCGCAGGTGATAGAGCTCGCCCTGCACCTTACGTAGCTGTTCTTCAAGGGTCAGGGTGTCGCTCAGCGCTTCTCCCAGCTCGTCTCCTGCAGGCCTAGAAAAAGTGAGCAACAGAGAGACCGTAACTGCTCTGGCTGGCCCCTCAGATGCTGTGGGAATGGGAGTGAGGCAAGAAGCCTGGCTCTGGATGAGTGGCAGGGCAACCACATCTTAAGGGGTTGGGAGAGTGAGTTCCAAAGTTCTCAGAGCTTCAGGCTGagaagctgcttcccagctgcctgggTACGTTATGGggaagtgctgcattttggagCAGCCCAGCAACGGTGGACGGATGGGTGGCTGCAGTCCCCTAAGGGACGTGGAGATCTATAGCTGGCCGTttggcagaagggaagaaatggcAACGGGAGAAGCTCAGGGAGCTGTGTCAGGTGAAGCTTGTGTGAGGGGGCACATAAACAGTGTCCTGTTGGGGCCGAGGGGGGCAGAGCTCCTCTAAAGTCTAGtcaaggggaaatggtttttTACCTCCGAGTCTTCCAGTCCCCTCCAGGGAGGTGCAAGCGCTCCTGGAACGACAGTTAAGGGAACAGTCATTCCAAAGAGAAACCGgcctttctgcagaaac is part of the Balearica regulorum gibbericeps isolate bBalReg1 chromosome 2, bBalReg1.pri, whole genome shotgun sequence genome and encodes:
- the LOC142600818 gene encoding SUN domain-containing protein 3-like codes for the protein MSSSQTSREEEVREKRTKNHLLQISSFLFVLEDRRHVQLKNAQVERLHLPGGDWKTRRPAGDELGEALSDTLTLEEQLRKVQGELYHLRWSAKDIAERAVQEALKQAELPGFTGWAVQEIIDHVVEKVEENQVPMPDYALKSSGATVIHSRTSPSLWNTKGKVFLYSLPLVDYVRSPEVILEPDNHPGNCWPFPGSQGHVLIKLSLPITPRAVTMDHVSGSAFHRDSIPSAPKDFAVYGLKEGREEQGTFLGEFTFLAALNPRQTFQLKNELSGVVKYIRLEVLSNWGHPDYTCLYRFRVHGDPPKDDGGRGVSFVWQ